CACCCTTGGGTGAAAATGCCTTGGTGGGACCTCTTGGAGATTGTCCCTGCCTGGGGGAGGTTGCCTTTTCCACAGTTTAGGCTGAGCCAGAGCAGAATTTGGGCTCAGGGTTTGCACAACCCAGAGACTCCTTGAATCCACTggagtgtttttcattttttcaaaaaacaaaggagcAAGATCCCACTCAAGCCCCCAAAGGTGAGTTTTCTCTTCCTCCATCTAAATGGAGAAACTGTTGACCTTGAGACCTTTACATggccattttcttcatttcttgacGTCATAGTTTCAGGAATTTGAGGATTCGACCTGAGAATGCCTGTTATCTGTGCTCCATTGTTAACCATTCCTCAAGAACCCTTCCCTTTGCTCATGTGGTCACCAGTGGTCTTCTCTAGAGAATGACACAGCCGCTTGCCTCTAGCCTAGGGACCTGGGACGGTGGGGGTTGCTCCTGGGGGTGCCGTCCACTAACCTGCTCCCTCGGCGCAGCCTCCATCCTCCCCAAGGCGGAGGTTTGTGTCCGGAACCACGTCCAGCCCTACATCCCGTCCATCCTGGACGCCCTCATGGTTCCCACCAGCCAGGGCTTCACAGAAGTGCGGGATGTCTTCTTCAAGGAAGTCACCGACATGAACCTGAATGTCATCAATGAGGGTGGCATCGACAAGCTGGGCGAGGTGAGATGGGCCCTGGGTTTGGTTTTGGGTCTGGTCTGGCCCCCGTCAGGCCCTCACTGTGATGAGGGCAGGCCCTTTCTCTCCTGGGCATAACTTGTGAACAGAGGGTCTGCAGGAGGCATGGAGCCGGCCATGTCCACAGATGCCATTTTTGTGCCCCTCACAGATGGAGCCGGCCCCTCTCGCTTCTGAGTTAGCTGGTTCTCGGGTTGAGCGGCCTTCCACAGGCCCCATATCGGGGTGGTCTACTGCCGGGAGCCCCACATGGTTGTCAGGTCTGGGAGACAGAATCGGCCCTGTGACCTTAGCTGCTTCTCCACCCCAAACTGAGGAGTTGCATTGACAATAATAATCATAGACTTTGAGAACCATAGAGGACCCTGGGGATCACAAAAACCCATCTCCAGATTTGGAGgcggaggaaaccaaggctcagagatggTGAGCGACTTGCCCAGGGCCGCCCAGCACTCAGGCCGGCCTGTCTCCACTCGCTGCGCTGCTGCACCCCGCTCCTGCCTGCAGAGCCTCGGCTTTCCCGTCCCGGGTCCTCCAGCGCGTTCCCTGGCGATCACCACTGCCGGATGGTCTTCCCTGGCGCCAGTGCCAGCCCCGGAGCCTGTACTCAGAGGGCCCAGGGGCTGCGGGGGCTGCCCGGCCCCTCCGGCGGCCCCAGCTCAGGTCCCTCGTGTGTTCCTGCCTCCTTGCAGTACATGGAGAAGCTGTCCCAGCTGGCGTACCACCCCCTCAAGATGCACAGCTGCTACGAGAAGATGGAGCCGCTGCGGCTCGACGGGCTGCAGCAGCGTTTTGACGTGTCCAGCATGTCTGTGTTCAAGCAGCGAGCCCAGATCCACATGCGTGAGGTGGGCACAGGGCTTGCCAGGGCCCTGACTATCCCCGCAATCCTGCATGTCCTCTCCTGCTCCGATCTCTTGGCCATGCTCTCGGATCTGTTTGGATGCCTGTCCCTCTGTCCACCTGGTTAAGTCAGACTCACCTCTTGGGTCTCAGAgaccccttcctccaggaagccctccctatTCCCTAAACTCCTTCCCACAGGGCCCAGATGCTCTGTTCCCCTGGGGCAAAGAGGGGTGGCGCTGGTGCCTGGCagtgagccagtgctctagacaCAGCATAGGAGTGAGCAAGTGAAAGGGTGTCTGAGTGCCTGGACACCCCTTCCTCCCAGGGGGacacccctcctcccagggagCACCCCACCTCCCTGGGGTCACCCCTTCTCCCCAGGGGGGCACACCTTCACATGCCCTATGGTACGCTCCACCTCCAGCAAATGGACAACGCCGTGTACACCTTCGAGACCCTCCTGCACCAGGAGCTGGGGAAGGGGCCCACCAAGGAGGAGCTGTGCAAGTCCATCCAGCGCATCCTGGAGCGGGTGCTGAAGGTGAGCTGCCCGGCCgggccctgcccctctgccccggGAAGGAGACAGGGGCCTGGGTGAGACGGGGGTGCTGATGGAGGCCCCTGACCCAGAGCTCCCCTCGCCCCGGCCCCTTTCCCGGCAGAAGTACGACTACGACAGCAGCACGGTGCGGAAGCGCTTCTTCCGGGAGGCGCTGCTGCAGATCACCATCCCATTCCTGCTCAAGAAGCTGGCGCCCACCTGCAAGTCGGTGAGCAGCCCTCCActcccgcccgccgcccgccgcccgccgcccagAGCCTGACCCGCAGCCCTGACTGCCCCTCTCTctgcccccacgcccaccccgGCCGGCAGGAGCTGTCCCGGTTCCAGGAACTGATCTTCGAGGACTTTGCCAGGTTCATCCTGGTGGAGAACACGTATGAGGAGGTGGTGCTGCAGACGGTCATGAAGGACATCCTCCAGGGTCAGTGCCGCCGGCTGCAGAGCCGGGTGGGGCTGCCCTGCCGTGTGGCCCCAGTTAGGACTCTCACTGCTGGAGGGTGGCGGAGGCGGGCGCCCAGAGGCTTCCTGGTGGGGTCAGCTAAGCTACAAAGGGGAGACTCAGGCGGTGGGCCCACTGTTCGTGGTATGGGTCTGGGGCGGTGTCCGGCCCAGTGCCTTAGGTACGTTGAGGGTCCTTGGTACTTTGGGGAGTGTCAGGTGAGTGATGGGGGTTAGGGTCCCACCCCCTGCTTCCCACACTGAGGCCTCGAAGAAGCCTGGTCCGGTCGCAGTGCCCACTCAGGCCGAGGGCTTGTGACGTGGGGCACACGGTGCGGGGTGTACTGGTGGCCGTCAGCACCCCCGCTCAGTGTCCCGTCACCCCTTTCTGCCCCGCAGCCGTGAAGGAGGCCGCCGTGCAGAGGAAACACAACCTGTACCGGGACAGCGTAGTCATGCACAACAGCGACCCCAACCTGCACCTGCTGGCTGAGGGCGCGCCCATCGACTGGGGCGAGGAGTATGGGGAcagcggcggtggcggcggggaCCCCGGCGTCCAGGAAGCAGCCCCCGTCTCGGAAAAGCGCCGGCGTGCCAAGCAGGTGGTGTCCGTGGTCCAGGACGAGGACGCGGGGCTGCCCTTTGAGGCCGCCCCTGGGCCGCCATCACCCTCGTCCCCGGACAGCGTCACTGAGCTCCGTGGCCTGCTGGCTGGGGATCTGCGGGCCGAGAGCCCCCCGCTGGCTGGCCCCCTGCTCAACGGGGCCCCCGTGCAGGAGAGCCCCCAGCCCGGGCTGGCCCCCGAGGCCACCTCACCGCCCGCCTCACCCCTCCGGCAGCTCCCGTCCGAAAAGCTCGTAGGCCCCGAGCCTCCCAAGCCCAGCGACCAGGAGACCGGCGAGCAGGTGTCTGGCCCGGGTGGCCGCCCCCCCATCCACACCACCACCGAGGACAGTGCCGGGGTGCAGACCGAGTTCTAGGCAGGTCGCCCCTGGAGCCTCTGTTGGACACAG
This region of Ovis canadensis isolate MfBH-ARS-UI-01 breed Bighorn chromosome 3, ARS-UI_OviCan_v2, whole genome shotgun sequence genomic DNA includes:
- the NIBAN2 gene encoding protein Niban 2, with the protein product MGDVLSTHLDDARRQHIAEKTGKILTEFLRFYEDQYGVALFNSMRHEIEGTGLPQAQLLWRKVPLEERIIFSGNLFQYQEENKKWRNRFSLVPHNYGLVLYENKVAYERQIPPRAVINSAGYKILTSLDQYLELVGNSLPATTPKSGSAPILKCPTQFPLILWHPSARHYYFCMMTEAEQDKWQAVLQDCVRHCNNGIPEDSKVEGPAFTDAIRMYRQSKELYGTWEMLCGNEVQILSNLVMEELGPELKAELVPRLKGKPQERQRQWIQISDAVYRMVYEQAKARFEAVLSKLQLARPAMEAVIRTDMDQIITSKEHLASKIRASILPKAEVCVRNHVQPYIPSILDALMVPTSQGFTEVRDVFFKEVTDMNLNVINEGGIDKLGEYMEKLSQLAYHPLKMHSCYEKMEPLRLDGLQQRFDVSSMSVFKQRAQIHMREQMDNAVYTFETLLHQELGKGPTKEELCKSIQRILERVLKKYDYDSSTVRKRFFREALLQITIPFLLKKLAPTCKSELSRFQELIFEDFARFILVENTYEEVVLQTVMKDILQAVKEAAVQRKHNLYRDSVVMHNSDPNLHLLAEGAPIDWGEEYGDSGGGGGDPGVQEAAPVSEKRRRAKQVVSVVQDEDAGLPFEAAPGPPSPSSPDSVTELRGLLAGDLRAESPPLAGPLLNGAPVQESPQPGLAPEATSPPASPLRQLPSEKLVGPEPPKPSDQETGEQVSGPGGRPPIHTTTEDSAGVQTEF